One window from the genome of Enterobacter asburiae encodes:
- the pdxR gene encoding MocR-like pyridoxine biosynthesis transcription factor PdxR: protein MKPGYHEIYSRYRDNITRGVLKPGDKVPAIRVLAEELKVARKTVETAYAILTGEGYLVSQGARGTRVNPDLLLPDNNAPAEQPTGTLPASLISQRERAGFLRPGIPALDSFPYKKWLLLAGQATRAMRQEEMLNPPVLGWYPLRQAIASYLNISRGLSCSAEQVLITSGYSGSLRLILDTLASRSDKVVFEDPGYFMGQQLLKRIVPRLHTVPVDRCGIDTEYLLRHHRDARFAIVTPSHQSPLAVTLSLPRKQQLLDWASQNETWIVEDDYDGEFHYTRKVLPSLKSLDQHDRVIFMGTFSKTIMPSLRMGYVVMPASTVGAFTDCADITTSGQPVLTQKILTAFLNEGHFFRHLKKMRALYQTRRDWMIAALREVYGDLFFTEQNDGGMHIVAFLTRGSGDREVARCWQEQQLQVNALSEWYRGSGKRYGLVMGYNNVRSYQEAVDLLERPKRQTLALLS from the coding sequence ATGAAGCCGGGCTATCACGAGATTTATTCCCGCTATCGCGACAACATCACGCGCGGCGTGCTGAAGCCGGGCGATAAGGTGCCCGCCATCCGCGTGCTGGCGGAAGAGCTGAAGGTGGCGCGTAAAACCGTCGAAACGGCGTACGCCATTCTGACGGGTGAAGGGTATCTGGTGAGCCAGGGCGCGCGCGGCACGCGGGTCAATCCGGATTTACTGTTGCCGGATAACAATGCCCCTGCGGAACAGCCCACCGGCACGCTTCCAGCATCGCTCATCAGCCAGCGCGAGCGGGCGGGGTTTCTGCGCCCCGGCATCCCGGCCCTCGACAGCTTTCCCTATAAAAAATGGCTGCTGCTGGCGGGCCAGGCGACGCGCGCCATGCGTCAGGAGGAGATGCTCAACCCGCCCGTTCTGGGCTGGTATCCGCTGCGCCAGGCCATCGCCAGCTATCTCAATATTTCACGCGGGCTGTCCTGCAGTGCCGAACAGGTGCTGATCACCAGCGGCTACAGCGGCAGCCTGCGGCTGATCCTCGACACCCTTGCCAGCCGCAGCGACAAGGTGGTGTTTGAAGATCCGGGCTATTTTATGGGCCAGCAGCTGCTCAAGCGGATCGTGCCGCGCCTGCACACGGTGCCGGTCGATCGCTGCGGCATCGATACGGAATACCTGCTCCGTCACCATCGCGACGCCCGTTTTGCCATCGTCACCCCGTCGCACCAGAGCCCTCTGGCGGTCACCCTCTCGCTGCCGCGCAAGCAGCAGCTGCTCGACTGGGCCAGCCAGAACGAGACGTGGATCGTTGAAGACGATTACGACGGGGAGTTTCACTACACCCGCAAGGTGCTGCCGTCGCTGAAAAGCCTCGACCAACACGACCGTGTAATTTTTATGGGCACCTTCAGTAAAACCATCATGCCGTCGCTGCGCATGGGCTACGTGGTGATGCCCGCCAGCACCGTCGGGGCCTTTACCGACTGCGCGGACATTACCACCAGCGGCCAGCCGGTGCTGACGCAAAAGATCCTCACCGCGTTTCTCAACGAAGGGCATTTTTTCCGTCATTTGAAAAAGATGCGAGCGCTGTATCAGACCCGTCGCGACTGGATGATTGCCGCCCTGCGCGAGGTGTATGGCGATCTGTTTTTCACCGAGCAAAACGACGGCGGGATGCATATCGTGGCGTTTCTAACCAGAGGAAGCGGTGACCGGGAAGTGGCGCGCTGCTGGCAGGAACAGCAGCTGCAGGTGAATGCGCTTTCGGAGTGGTATCGCGGGTCGGGCAAACGCTACGGGCTGGTGATGGGATATAACAACGTGCGGTCGTATCAGGAGGCGGTGGATTTGCTGGAAAGACCGAAGCGGCAGACACTTGCGCTGTTGAGCTGA
- a CDS encoding LysR family transcriptional regulator, translating to MHRSGLTELEVVMAVVRRGSFRAAAQELGMSATAVSNAIAGLESRLDTRLFNRTTRSVALTDAGQRYVARIGPALQEIRLASEEIHSDTGEPAGTLRLNVPNHIGTLFLDQLLIDFMIRYPKMRVETVSEARMIDIVAEGFDAGIRLEESVPQDMIAVPLTGEIRQLVTATPDYFARHGIPQTPDDLLSHQGIGMRMAHGGIYRWELARRGETYALAVPPRFATSDLFASIRAVKAGLGVGFLPELYIREELERGELVSVLNDWAQPFAGLRLYYPGHRHVPPGLRALVATIRERGIIPG from the coding sequence ATGCATCGTTCAGGTCTGACAGAGCTGGAAGTGGTGATGGCGGTAGTGCGGCGCGGCAGCTTTCGCGCCGCGGCGCAGGAGCTGGGCATGTCCGCCACGGCGGTAAGCAACGCCATCGCCGGGCTGGAGAGCCGCCTTGATACCCGCCTCTTTAACCGCACCACCCGCAGCGTGGCACTCACCGACGCCGGACAGCGCTACGTGGCGCGTATCGGCCCGGCCCTGCAGGAGATCCGTCTCGCCAGCGAGGAGATCCACAGCGACACCGGGGAACCTGCTGGCACGCTACGGCTGAACGTGCCGAACCATATCGGCACCCTGTTTCTGGACCAGCTGCTGATCGACTTTATGATCCGCTACCCGAAGATGCGCGTAGAGACCGTCAGCGAAGCGCGAATGATCGACATCGTCGCGGAAGGCTTTGACGCGGGGATCCGCCTTGAGGAGTCCGTGCCGCAGGACATGATCGCCGTGCCGCTGACCGGGGAGATCCGCCAGCTGGTCACCGCCACGCCGGACTATTTTGCACGCCACGGCATTCCGCAGACGCCGGACGATCTGCTTTCACATCAGGGGATCGGCATGCGCATGGCCCACGGCGGGATCTACCGCTGGGAGCTGGCGCGTCGGGGGGAAACGTACGCCCTTGCCGTGCCGCCGCGCTTTGCGACGTCCGATCTTTTTGCCTCGATCCGCGCCGTGAAAGCGGGATTAGGGGTGGGATTTTTGCCGGAACTGTATATCCGTGAAGAGCTTGAGCGGGGAGAACTGGTGAGCGTCTTAAACGACTGGGCGCAGCCCTTTGCCGGGCTACGCCTGTATTACCCCGGCCATCGCCACGTTCCGCCAGGGCTACGGGCGCTGGTGGCGACGATCCGCGAGCGCGGGATTATTCCAGGTTAG
- a CDS encoding carboxymuconolactone decarboxylase family protein, with the protein MSTRVNHHKVTPALANALSALSMEVAKTSIDPALKHLIDIRVSQLNGCTFCLDMHSKEAKIGGERELRLYHLAAWRESPLFSAREKAALAFTEALTQIGVHGVSDALYRSVAEHFSDVEISELNFAIVAINAWNRLGITSRMAPGSLDAAYGLNKANLE; encoded by the coding sequence ATGAGCACTCGCGTTAACCACCATAAAGTTACACCTGCCCTCGCCAACGCCCTGTCCGCCCTGAGCATGGAAGTGGCAAAAACCTCCATCGACCCGGCGCTGAAGCACCTGATCGACATTCGCGTATCGCAGCTGAACGGCTGCACCTTCTGCCTGGATATGCACTCGAAAGAGGCCAAAATCGGCGGCGAGCGCGAGCTGCGCCTGTACCATCTGGCGGCCTGGCGCGAGTCCCCGCTGTTCAGCGCCCGTGAGAAAGCCGCGCTGGCCTTCACTGAAGCGCTGACCCAGATTGGCGTTCACGGCGTGAGCGACGCGCTGTACCGCAGCGTGGCGGAGCACTTCTCGGACGTTGAGATTTCAGAGCTGAACTTCGCCATCGTGGCGATCAACGCCTGGAACCGTCTGGGGATCACCTCCCGCATGGCGCCGGGCTCGCTGGACGCGGCTTACGGGCTGAATAAGGCTAACCTGGAATAA
- a CDS encoding aminotransferase-like domain-containing protein has product MTRYQHLANLLAERIEQGLYRSGERLPSVRTLSQEHGVSISTIQQAYQILENLQLITPQPRSGYFVSQRKAQPPVPAMTRPVQRPVDVTQWDEVMMLLDARADKEMISFGGGSPDINQPSLKPLWREMSRIAQHNPGEMLSYDVLDGRLELREQIARLMLDGGSTVAANEIVITNGCHGALSIALLSVCKPGDIVAVESPSFHGTMQMLRGFDIKAIEIPTDPETGISIEALELALEQWPIKAVILVPNCNNPLGFIMPEARKKQVLALAQRHDIVIVEDDIYGELAAEYPRPRTIHSMDIDGRVILCSSFTKTVAPGLRVGWIVPGRYYDRVMHMKYAAGGFNVPGTQMAVAAFIRDGHYHRHVRRMRQIYQQNMETYTCWVRQYFPAEICVTRPQGSFLLWIELPEKVDMVCVSKQLCRLKIQAAAGSLFSASGKYRNCLRINVALPPTEKNREALKKMGEAIVIAMEEG; this is encoded by the coding sequence ATGACGCGCTATCAACATCTCGCCAACCTTCTGGCAGAACGCATTGAACAAGGGCTGTATCGCAGCGGCGAACGTCTGCCGTCGGTACGCACGCTGAGCCAGGAGCACGGCGTGAGTATCAGCACCATACAGCAGGCCTATCAGATCCTCGAAAATCTCCAGCTGATCACCCCTCAGCCGCGATCCGGTTATTTTGTTTCGCAGCGCAAAGCCCAGCCGCCGGTTCCGGCCATGACGCGCCCGGTGCAGCGCCCCGTGGACGTCACCCAGTGGGATGAGGTGATGATGCTGCTGGACGCCCGCGCCGACAAAGAGATGATCTCCTTTGGCGGCGGCTCGCCGGATATTAACCAGCCGAGCCTGAAGCCCCTGTGGCGCGAGATGAGCCGCATCGCGCAGCATAATCCGGGTGAAATGCTGAGCTATGACGTGCTCGACGGCCGACTGGAGCTGCGCGAGCAGATCGCCCGCCTGATGCTGGACGGCGGCTCGACCGTGGCAGCGAACGAGATTGTCATCACCAACGGCTGCCACGGCGCGCTGTCGATCGCCCTACTCTCGGTGTGCAAGCCGGGGGACATCGTGGCGGTGGAGTCGCCGTCGTTTCACGGCACCATGCAGATGCTGCGCGGGTTTGACATCAAGGCGATTGAAATTCCCACCGATCCCGAGACCGGGATCAGCATCGAGGCGTTAGAGCTGGCGCTGGAACAGTGGCCGATCAAGGCGGTGATCCTGGTGCCCAACTGCAATAACCCACTCGGGTTTATCATGCCGGAAGCGCGGAAAAAGCAGGTGTTAGCCCTGGCCCAGCGGCACGATATCGTGATCGTGGAGGATGACATTTACGGCGAGCTGGCGGCGGAGTACCCGCGCCCGCGCACCATTCATTCGATGGATATCGACGGCCGCGTGATCCTCTGCAGCTCGTTTACCAAAACCGTGGCGCCGGGTCTGCGCGTCGGCTGGATTGTGCCGGGGCGCTATTACGACCGGGTGATGCACATGAAATACGCCGCGGGCGGGTTTAACGTGCCGGGCACGCAGATGGCGGTGGCGGCGTTTATTCGCGACGGCCATTACCATCGTCACGTGCGCCGTATGCGCCAGATTTATCAGCAGAATATGGAAACCTACACCTGCTGGGTGCGGCAGTATTTTCCTGCAGAGATTTGCGTCACGCGCCCGCAGGGCAGCTTCCTGCTGTGGATTGAGCTGCCGGAGAAGGTCGACATGGTGTGCGTCAGCAAGCAGCTGTGTCGGCTGAAGATCCAGGCCGCGGCCGGGTCGCTGTTTTCCGCCTCCGGGAAGTACCGCAACTGTCTGAGGATCAACGTGGCGCTTCCGCCGACGGAGAAGAATCGCGAGGCGTTGAAGAAGATGGGCGAAGCGATTGTGATTGCGATGGAGGAGGGCTAG
- a CDS encoding DUF1127 domain-containing protein: protein MEFYENRSKRPFIVFVWIGKTICNWYRINRTRRILSQMSDEQLKDVGLSRYDV from the coding sequence ATGGAATTCTACGAGAATCGTTCAAAACGTCCGTTTATTGTGTTTGTCTGGATCGGCAAAACGATCTGCAACTGGTATCGCATCAACCGTACCCGCCGCATCCTGAGCCAGATGAGCGACGAGCAGCTCAAGGACGTTGGATTGTCGCGGTATGACGTGTGA